The following proteins come from a genomic window of Azotosporobacter soli:
- a CDS encoding biotin/lipoyl-containing protein, giving the protein MSSFELNITLNGVTYNVEVEKVSKQGGAVKAAPTPTVVAAPAPVAAAAPAAQPKAAPVAAAAGETNIAAPMPGKVSKVSVKVGDKVKQGQVLMLLEAMKMQNEIGSPVDGVVKAINVSTGDGVKPGQVMLVLA; this is encoded by the coding sequence ATGAGCAGTTTTGAACTCAATATCACGCTAAACGGCGTAACGTACAACGTAGAGGTCGAAAAAGTCAGCAAACAGGGCGGCGCCGTCAAAGCAGCGCCTACGCCGACGGTAGTCGCCGCTCCGGCGCCGGTCGCCGCGGCCGCACCGGCTGCGCAGCCCAAAGCCGCACCGGTTGCAGCGGCAGCCGGCGAAACGAACATCGCCGCTCCGATGCCGGGCAAGGTCAGCAAGGTTTCGGTCAAGGTCGGCGACAAGGTGAAACAGGGCCAAGTCCTGATGCTCTTAGAAGCGATGAAAATGCAAAACGAAATCGGCTCTCCGGTCGACGGCGTCGTCAAAGCGATCAACGTCAGTACCGGCGACGGCGTAAAGCCGGGCCAAGTCATGCTCGTTCTCGCCTGA
- a CDS encoding sodium ion-translocating decarboxylase subunit beta — protein sequence MEAMLIQYPWLDELLMGFLGLSWKHVVMWLIGATLIYLAVKKDYEPALLLPIGFGAVLANIPHSSAISKVVGEEGFLWVLYQGGIANELFPVLIFVAIGAMCDFTPLIRRPIVMLFAAAAQFGIFATAVLATLMGFSFEHAASIGIIGAADGPTTIYVASRFAQDLLGPLSVAAYSYMSLVPVIQPPVIKALTTSAERKIKMGYENEEPVSRTAKFLFPILIVLIAGMVAPISVALIGSLMFGNILKESGVVDNLSNAAQSELANLVTLLLGITIGGTMSAERFLTVEVAMIMALGAVAFVFDTAGGVLFAKLLNIFSKEKMNPMIGACGISAFPMSGRVIAKMALKEDPTNFIIQHAIGVNVAGQVASVVAGGLVLALIPALAK from the coding sequence ATGGAAGCAATGTTAATCCAATATCCCTGGCTTGATGAACTGCTGATGGGTTTTCTCGGTCTATCCTGGAAGCACGTCGTCATGTGGCTGATCGGCGCAACTTTGATTTATCTCGCCGTGAAAAAAGACTATGAACCAGCGCTGCTGCTGCCGATCGGTTTCGGCGCGGTACTGGCCAACATCCCGCATTCGTCGGCCATTTCCAAAGTCGTCGGCGAAGAAGGCTTTCTTTGGGTCTTATACCAGGGCGGTATTGCCAACGAACTCTTTCCCGTCCTTATCTTTGTCGCGATCGGCGCGATGTGTGATTTTACGCCGCTGATCCGGCGGCCGATCGTCATGCTCTTCGCCGCGGCGGCGCAGTTCGGCATCTTTGCGACCGCGGTCCTCGCCACATTGATGGGCTTTTCCTTTGAACATGCCGCTTCGATCGGCATCATCGGCGCAGCCGACGGCCCGACGACGATCTACGTCGCCAGCCGCTTTGCCCAGGATCTGCTTGGCCCATTATCGGTAGCGGCCTACTCGTACATGTCGCTTGTCCCTGTTATTCAGCCGCCGGTCATCAAAGCGTTGACGACCTCGGCCGAACGCAAGATCAAGATGGGCTATGAAAATGAAGAACCGGTCTCGCGCACAGCAAAATTCCTCTTCCCGATCCTGATCGTCCTGATCGCAGGCATGGTCGCACCGATCTCGGTCGCGCTGATCGGCTCGCTGATGTTCGGCAACATCCTGAAAGAATCCGGAGTCGTAGACAATCTCTCCAACGCCGCGCAAAGCGAACTGGCCAACCTGGTCACCTTGCTGCTCGGCATCACAATCGGCGGCACGATGTCAGCCGAACGGTTCCTGACGGTCGAAGTCGCGATGATCATGGCGCTCGGCGCTGTCGCCTTCGTCTTTGATACCGCAGGCGGCGTCCTCTTCGCCAAACTGTTGAACATCTTCAGCAAAGAAAAAATGAACCCGATGATCGGCGCCTGCGGCATCTCGGCTTTCCCGATGTCCGGCCGCGTCATTGCCAAGATGGCGCTTAAAGAAGACCCGACCAACTTCATCATCCAGCATGCCATCGGCGTCAATGTAGCCGGCCAAGTCGCTTCGGTAGTGGCTGGCGGACTCGTATTGGCACTGATTCCGGCGCTGGCCAAGTAA
- a CDS encoding hemerythrin family protein, which yields MNQPMYIIWTDSCNLGIPIIDEQHRGIVSTINSLYYFVSQGKGYDALLPTLRIMEQYSILHFETEERIMEHARYPGLERHHRLHCELTNQTKTVLASAALHHEPDKALHFLKDWWLTHINVDDRNYVDWLAKPLPKP from the coding sequence ATGAATCAGCCCATGTACATCATCTGGACGGACAGCTGCAATCTTGGCATCCCGATCATTGATGAACAGCATCGCGGCATCGTGTCCACCATCAATTCCTTGTATTATTTCGTCAGCCAGGGCAAGGGCTATGACGCACTGCTGCCTACCTTGCGCATCATGGAGCAATACTCTATTCTTCATTTTGAAACAGAAGAAAGAATTATGGAACACGCCCGCTATCCGGGTCTGGAGCGTCATCATCGCCTCCACTGCGAACTGACGAATCAAACCAAGACCGTATTGGCGTCTGCGGCGCTGCATCACGAACCGGATAAAGCGCTTCACTTCCTTAAAGATTGGTGGCTAACCCACATCAATGTGGACGACAGAAACTATGTCGATTGGCTGGCAAAGCCGCTCCCCAAACCTTAA
- a CDS encoding SLC13 family permease, which produces MDISAAAIASIVALGIVVLISCVNEDLNVGFLSIGFAIIVGAIWSGLSGAKILVESFPTSLFMILVGVTFLFGIAQTNGTMEKLTAYSIRLCKSNTALVPIIIYLLTTIITSIGPGNIAGTALMAPVAMAIASRVGLSAFLMTLLVVGASNGAAFSPFAPTGIISNGIIAKMAPMLGITDLNALAWKIHFNSELGQGLVNIGGFFVLGGWAWMKKQKGSSLDIEELAPKPEPFNRNQWITLASIGVLILLVVLPGLPATKALFGPVAMSMFANVGTIAFILGGLLMLVGAGDSEAAIGKVPWSVIMMVCGVSVLIDIIDRSGGLLALVKVLAVISNPTTINGWLALITGAISAYSSSSGVVMPMFLPMVPGLIEEIGGGNPIAMISSINVGAHLVDTSPLSTLGALCIACAGEHEDKSVLFRRLLFWGLSMSVVGAVACYIFFGLLNF; this is translated from the coding sequence GTGGATATTTCCGCTGCCGCCATTGCCTCAATCGTGGCGCTTGGCATCGTCGTCCTCATCAGTTGCGTCAACGAAGACCTTAACGTCGGTTTTCTCAGCATCGGTTTCGCCATTATCGTCGGCGCAATCTGGAGCGGCTTGTCCGGCGCTAAGATCCTTGTAGAATCGTTTCCGACCAGCCTGTTTATGATTTTGGTCGGCGTCACCTTCCTGTTCGGCATAGCGCAGACCAACGGAACGATGGAAAAACTCACCGCGTATTCGATCCGTCTTTGCAAAAGCAATACCGCGCTCGTGCCGATTATCATCTATCTTCTGACCACGATCATCACCAGCATCGGCCCCGGCAACATCGCCGGCACCGCGCTGATGGCTCCGGTCGCGATGGCGATCGCCTCGCGCGTCGGCTTATCAGCATTCCTGATGACGCTGCTGGTCGTAGGCGCGTCGAACGGCGCGGCATTCTCACCGTTCGCCCCGACCGGCATCATCTCGAACGGCATCATCGCCAAGATGGCTCCGATGCTCGGCATCACCGACCTTAACGCTCTTGCCTGGAAAATCCATTTCAACTCCGAATTGGGTCAAGGCCTCGTCAATATCGGCGGCTTCTTTGTCCTCGGCGGTTGGGCCTGGATGAAAAAACAAAAAGGCTCTTCACTCGACATCGAAGAACTGGCTCCGAAACCCGAACCCTTCAATCGTAACCAGTGGATCACGCTCGCTTCGATTGGCGTCCTGATTCTCCTCGTCGTCCTGCCCGGCCTGCCGGCCACGAAAGCCTTATTCGGCCCGGTCGCGATGAGCATGTTCGCCAATGTCGGCACGATCGCCTTCATCTTAGGCGGTTTGCTGATGCTGGTCGGAGCCGGCGACAGCGAAGCCGCGATCGGCAAAGTGCCTTGGAGCGTCATCATGATGGTCTGCGGCGTATCCGTTTTGATCGACATCATCGACCGCTCCGGCGGCCTGCTCGCACTGGTCAAAGTACTGGCCGTCATCTCAAATCCGACCACGATCAACGGCTGGCTGGCTTTGATCACCGGCGCAATCTCCGCCTATTCCAGCTCATCCGGCGTCGTCATGCCGATGTTCCTGCCGATGGTTCCCGGTCTGATCGAGGAAATCGGCGGCGGCAACCCGATCGCGATGATCTCTTCGATCAATGTCGGCGCACATCTCGTCGACACCTCTCCTTTATCCACCTTGGGCGCGCTCTGCATTGCCTGCGCCGGTGAACATGAGGACAAGTCGGTACTCTTCCGGCGTCTGCTCTTCTGGGGCTTGTCGATGTCAGTTGTCGGCGCCGTTGCCTGCTATATCTTCTTCGGTCTGCTCAACTTTTAA